Proteins encoded together in one Janthinobacterium tructae window:
- a CDS encoding STY0301 family protein yields the protein MKPLALLALLIAAAAMLPAAAAPVASVSCPQAAPSTWNLPAARLDSVRVLSYPVDQPPTDGDALPILAPAREWTRAGTLYQRWDINFDAPQYLFQVDCLYAGTERYLRMALPGVKQCVAAVTQRTKTVSFQCK from the coding sequence ATGAAGCCGCTCGCACTGCTGGCATTGCTCATCGCTGCCGCAGCGATGCTGCCAGCTGCCGCAGCCCCCGTTGCGTCCGTTTCTTGCCCGCAAGCAGCTCCATCGACCTGGAACCTGCCAGCCGCCAGGCTCGACAGCGTGCGCGTGCTGTCCTATCCGGTGGATCAGCCGCCGACAGACGGTGATGCCTTGCCTATCCTGGCTCCAGCCAGGGAATGGACACGCGCCGGCACCTTGTATCAACGCTGGGATATCAATTTTGATGCGCCCCAATATCTGTTTCAGGTGGACTGCCTGTATGCCGGTACCGAGCGCTACCTGCGCATGGCTTTGCCAGGCGTCAAACAGTGCGTCGCAGCCGTTACACAGCGAACGAAAACAGTCA